One window from the genome of Acinetobacter sp. LoGeW2-3 encodes:
- the hemH gene encoding ferrochelatase: MFAKPKVTIILANLGTPDAPTVPAVRTFLQQFLSDQRVIEIPKLLWQIILRLFILPFRPKRVAQAYAQVWAKDSPMREILLQQVEAVRAELTQRYSQFELNVVPAMTYGNPNIQTVLSQISAQPQDHVILLPLFPQYSATSTAPLYDAVARWVLTQRNLPGLSLIRDYYQHPLFIQALAQSVRDYQAIHGKPEKLLMSFHGIPQPYADKGDPYADRCRITGKLVAKALGLSEDQYAISFQSRFGKQEWVKPYTDALIEEWGKQGVKSIQVMSPAFSADCLETLEELAIENADTFKANGGERYSYIPALNSREDHLQLLNSLLQANLDALTHTLAH; encoded by the coding sequence ATGTTTGCTAAACCGAAAGTCACCATTATCCTGGCAAATCTCGGTACCCCTGATGCTCCTACCGTTCCCGCAGTACGAACTTTTCTGCAGCAGTTCCTGTCCGATCAGCGTGTCATTGAAATCCCCAAACTGCTCTGGCAGATCATTTTGCGCCTGTTTATTTTACCTTTCCGTCCTAAACGGGTTGCGCAGGCTTATGCACAAGTATGGGCTAAAGATTCACCCATGCGTGAAATCCTGCTGCAACAGGTTGAAGCAGTCAGAGCAGAATTGACTCAGCGTTATTCGCAATTCGAGCTGAATGTGGTGCCCGCCATGACCTATGGCAATCCGAACATTCAGACTGTTCTTAGCCAGATCAGCGCACAACCTCAGGATCACGTGATCCTGTTGCCCTTGTTCCCGCAGTATTCAGCCACTTCCACTGCGCCGCTGTACGATGCAGTCGCGAGATGGGTACTGACTCAGCGTAATCTTCCGGGTTTATCACTGATTCGTGATTATTATCAGCATCCGCTGTTTATTCAGGCATTGGCACAGAGTGTGCGTGACTATCAGGCGATTCATGGCAAGCCAGAAAAGCTGTTGATGTCGTTTCATGGCATTCCACAGCCTTATGCCGATAAAGGCGATCCCTATGCTGACCGTTGCCGTATCACCGGGAAACTGGTAGCTAAAGCTTTAGGGTTATCTGAAGATCAGTATGCGATTAGCTTCCAGTCACGTTTTGGCAAGCAGGAATGGGTTAAGCCTTATACCGATGCCTTGATTGAAGAGTGGGGCAAGCAGGGTGTGAAATCGATTCAGGTCATGAGTCCGGCTTTCTCGGCGGATTGCCTGGAAACCTTAGAAGAACTGGCAATCGAAAATGCGGATACCTTCAAGGCTAATGGTGGTGAACGCTATAGCTATATTCCGGCATTGAATAGCCGCGAAGATCATTTGCAATTGCTCAATTCATTGCTACAGGCTAATCTTGATGCATTGACTCATACTCTTGCTCACTAA
- a CDS encoding DUF4062 domain-containing protein, with product MLDKRYQVFISTSGSEMQPERIILSQTLVGMGFFSWGLEQRNPLSTAFARRQIDDCDYVVILLGSQYGEQSVSGVGYMHLEYIYAVTKQKPIIVFMHDDPASREPSLHDAKAELREKFNEFRKLLQNEVDQVFTYRSLRDLEMAVRLNMPQMLERYPVTGWVRPQNAQALHDEIDQLKARIAQMEAEAGKREPDPFLSLPKVSMHEIFSFEYRMHAYQDGNFKELKIQKKLTWAELLAILGSTFVNPTPEEFFSKRLNEYLNETGLEDARIEMPRAHAVARAQMNIRALHSLKMQMRQNDWIVPTGRDDRQRLLWQITAKAQKLIESNLLDKDRVFQYKSVY from the coding sequence ATGCTGGATAAACGTTATCAGGTCTTTATATCCACATCTGGTTCGGAAATGCAGCCAGAGCGTATCATCTTGTCGCAAACGCTGGTGGGTATGGGCTTCTTCTCCTGGGGGCTGGAACAGCGTAATCCACTCAGTACTGCCTTTGCTCGCCGTCAAATTGATGACTGTGACTATGTGGTAATCCTGCTGGGAAGCCAGTATGGTGAACAGTCCGTTTCTGGCGTTGGCTATATGCACCTTGAATATATCTATGCAGTAACCAAGCAGAAACCGATTATTGTATTTATGCATGATGACCCTGCCTCTCGTGAGCCGTCCCTGCATGATGCCAAAGCGGAATTGCGTGAAAAATTCAATGAATTCCGAAAACTGCTACAAAATGAAGTCGATCAGGTCTTTACCTATCGTAGCCTGCGTGATCTGGAAATGGCGGTTCGCCTGAACATGCCCCAGATGCTAGAACGCTATCCGGTGACTGGCTGGGTGCGTCCTCAAAATGCCCAAGCCCTGCATGATGAAATTGATCAGCTCAAGGCGCGTATTGCCCAAATGGAAGCAGAAGCAGGCAAGCGTGAGCCTGATCCATTCTTGAGCTTGCCTAAAGTGTCCATGCATGAAATTTTTTCTTTTGAATACCGCATGCATGCCTATCAGGATGGTAACTTTAAAGAGCTCAAAATTCAGAAAAAACTGACTTGGGCTGAGCTTCTGGCAATTCTTGGATCTACTTTTGTCAATCCAACGCCAGAAGAATTCTTCTCTAAGCGCCTGAATGAATATTTAAATGAAACCGGTCTGGAAGATGCACGTATAGAAATGCCACGTGCTCATGCCGTGGCACGTGCACAGATGAACATTCGTGCCTTGCATAGCCTGAAAATGCAGATGCGACAAAATGACTGGATTGTACCGACTGGCCGTGATGACCGTCAGCGTTTACTATGGCAGATCACGGCTAAAGCCCAGAAATTGATAGAAAGTAATTTACTGGATAAAGATCGGGTTTTTCAATATAAGTCAGTATATTAA
- the murI gene encoding glutamate racemase produces the protein MSAIYPIPSTLDPIIDVTADAPIGIFDSGIGGLSVALEIARHLPNERFVYYADTANVPYGPREDQDIRELTAQAIEWLYRKGCKAAVVACNTASAFSLDYLRTHYGERFPIIGLVPALKPAVLATHSKTVAVLATPATFRGQLIKEVMTRFAEPAGVNVIPVTCLDLVPFVEAGEQMSPACLATLTNILQPVVDQGADYLVLGCTHYPFLKSSIQYIFGHKMTLIDSGLAVARQTARILIKNELLFEGERKESVRIEIFVSGQNAEQVQPIIQHLIPDDIQWSVSNI, from the coding sequence ATGAGCGCCATTTATCCGATTCCGTCCACACTCGATCCCATTATTGATGTTACTGCAGATGCACCCATTGGGATTTTTGATTCAGGAATCGGAGGCCTCTCTGTTGCACTGGAAATCGCGCGCCATTTACCGAATGAACGTTTCGTCTATTATGCCGATACTGCCAATGTGCCTTATGGTCCGCGTGAGGATCAGGACATTCGTGAGCTCACCGCGCAGGCAATTGAATGGTTATATCGCAAGGGCTGTAAGGCTGCTGTTGTGGCATGTAATACCGCTTCAGCTTTTAGTCTGGATTATTTGCGTACGCATTATGGCGAGCGTTTTCCAATTATCGGTCTGGTACCGGCTTTAAAGCCGGCAGTTTTGGCGACCCATTCCAAAACTGTGGCCGTGCTTGCCACACCAGCAACCTTTCGCGGTCAGCTGATCAAAGAAGTCATGACCCGTTTTGCCGAGCCCGCAGGGGTAAATGTGATCCCAGTCACCTGTCTGGATCTGGTGCCTTTTGTCGAGGCTGGCGAGCAGATGAGTCCCGCGTGTCTAGCGACATTAACCAACATTTTACAACCAGTTGTAGATCAGGGTGCAGACTATTTAGTACTTGGATGTACACATTACCCCTTCCTAAAATCGTCAATTCAGTATATTTTTGGTCATAAAATGACATTGATTGACTCTGGATTGGCAGTTGCAAGACAAACCGCCCGTATTTTGATCAAAAATGAGTTATTATTTGAAGGCGAGCGTAAAGAAAGTGTAAGAATCGAAATTTTTGTCAGTGGTCAAAATGCTGAGCAAGTTCAACCGATTATACAGCACCTGATTCCGGACGATATTCAATGGTCTGTAAGTAATATATAA
- a CDS encoding DUF1285 domain-containing protein: protein MDKSAKTNHPTKKTAMSDDKNLTNIAQYIKDAQGSHKRSIPPLDQWQPKHCGTMDLKILANGEWWHEGQLIKRQAMIDLFSTVLWKEDGKFYLKTPVEQIEIEVEDEPLFVGQADQVEIDGKSYIQLTTTTQDVIIVDKEHPIFMRTFDNEQRPYVHVRFGINALIQRAAFLHLVEMGELVENSEGDTVLNLKSGDLDLHLGT, encoded by the coding sequence ATGGATAAGTCAGCAAAAACGAATCATCCGACGAAAAAAACAGCCATGAGTGATGATAAAAATTTAACAAATATTGCACAATACATAAAAGATGCACAGGGCAGTCACAAAAGGTCAATACCCCCTTTAGATCAGTGGCAGCCAAAGCATTGTGGCACAATGGATTTGAAGATTTTAGCCAATGGAGAATGGTGGCACGAAGGTCAATTGATTAAACGCCAAGCCATGATTGACCTGTTCTCAACAGTGCTATGGAAAGAAGATGGCAAATTCTATCTCAAAACCCCGGTTGAGCAGATCGAAATAGAAGTCGAAGATGAGCCCTTATTTGTAGGGCAGGCTGATCAGGTAGAAATTGATGGAAAAAGCTATATTCAGCTGACGACAACGACGCAGGATGTAATCATCGTAGATAAAGAACATCCAATTTTCATGCGTACTTTTGATAATGAACAGCGCCCTTATGTGCATGTGCGTTTCGGCATTAATGCATTGATCCAGCGAGCTGCCTTTTTACATCTGGTAGAAATGGGTGAGCTCGTCGAAAATTCTGAAGGCGACACGGTATTAAACTTGAAAAGTGGTGATTTAGACTTGCATTTAGGCACCTGA
- a CDS encoding electron transfer flavoprotein-ubiquinone oxidoreductase — translation MEHIERESMEFDVVIVGAGPAGLSAAIKIRQLAIENNLNDLSVCVVEKGSEVGAHILSGAVLEPRAMNELFPNWKEEGAPLNVPVTEDKTFFLLSDEKSQEAPHWMVPKTMHNDGNYVISLGNVVRWLGQKAEELEVSIFPGFAASEILYHEDGSVKGIQTGDMGIGKDGEPTHNFTPGYELHAKYTIFAEGCRGHLGKRLIQKFNLDKDADPQHYGIGIKELWEIDPAKHKPGLVMHGAGWPLNETGSSGGWWLYHAENNQVTLGMIVDLSYENPHMYPFMEMQRWKTHPLIKQYLEGGKRISYGARAVTKGGFNSLPKFTFPGGSLIGDDAGFLNFAKIKGSHTAMKSGMLCGEAVFEAIKAGVEKGGDLAVARVTEGEDFFVKELTTYTEKFNNSWLKEELYSARNFGPAMHKFGQWMGGAFNFIDQNVFKVPFTLHDLVPDFKTLKTVDAVNFKPNYPKPDGKLTFDRLSSVFVSNTVHEENQPAHLKLTDASIPVNVNLPKWDEPAQRYCPAGVYEIMENDDGSKRFQINAANCVHCKTCDIKDPSQNITWVVPEGAGGPNYPNM, via the coding sequence ATGGAGCACATCGAACGTGAATCGATGGAGTTTGACGTAGTCATCGTAGGCGCAGGCCCTGCGGGTCTTTCTGCTGCGATCAAAATCCGTCAGCTTGCAATTGAAAACAACCTGAATGATCTGTCCGTTTGTGTCGTGGAAAAAGGCTCCGAAGTCGGTGCTCATATTCTTTCTGGTGCTGTACTTGAACCGCGTGCCATGAACGAGCTGTTCCCGAACTGGAAAGAAGAAGGCGCGCCTTTAAATGTACCAGTGACTGAAGACAAAACCTTCTTCCTGCTCTCTGATGAAAAATCACAAGAAGCTCCGCACTGGATGGTGCCTAAAACCATGCATAACGATGGCAACTATGTCATCTCACTGGGCAACGTGGTGCGCTGGTTAGGCCAGAAAGCAGAAGAACTGGAAGTCTCGATCTTCCCAGGCTTTGCTGCCTCTGAAATCCTTTACCATGAAGATGGTTCAGTCAAAGGTATCCAGACGGGTGACATGGGCATTGGTAAAGATGGCGAACCAACGCATAACTTCACTCCAGGTTACGAGCTGCACGCGAAATACACGATTTTTGCTGAAGGCTGCCGTGGCCACTTAGGTAAACGCCTGATCCAGAAATTCAACCTGGATAAAGATGCAGATCCACAGCATTACGGTATCGGCATTAAAGAACTGTGGGAAATCGATCCTGCCAAGCACAAGCCAGGTCTGGTTATGCATGGTGCAGGCTGGCCACTCAATGAAACCGGTTCTTCAGGTGGCTGGTGGTTATACCATGCGGAAAATAACCAGGTGACTCTGGGCATGATCGTGGATCTTTCTTATGAAAACCCACATATGTATCCATTTATGGAAATGCAGCGCTGGAAAACCCATCCTCTGATCAAACAGTATCTGGAAGGCGGTAAACGTATTTCTTATGGTGCACGTGCTGTGACCAAAGGTGGCTTTAACTCACTACCAAAATTCACTTTCCCAGGTGGTTCTTTAATCGGTGATGATGCCGGCTTCCTGAACTTTGCCAAGATCAAAGGCTCACATACTGCGATGAAGTCAGGCATGCTCTGCGGTGAAGCGGTATTTGAAGCAATCAAGGCCGGTGTAGAGAAAGGCGGTGACCTGGCAGTTGCACGTGTAACTGAAGGCGAAGACTTCTTCGTGAAAGAGTTGACTACTTATACAGAAAAGTTCAACAACAGCTGGTTGAAAGAAGAACTGTATAGCGCGCGTAACTTTGGCCCTGCAATGCATAAATTTGGGCAATGGATGGGTGGTGCATTCAACTTTATCGACCAGAACGTGTTTAAAGTGCCATTCACCCTGCATGACCTGGTGCCAGACTTTAAGACATTGAAAACTGTTGATGCGGTAAACTTCAAGCCGAATTATCCAAAACCGGATGGCAAGCTGACTTTTGACCGCCTGTCTTCAGTCTTTGTATCGAACACCGTGCATGAAGAAAACCAGCCTGCGCACTTGAAACTGACCGATGCTTCAATTCCAGTGAACGTAAACTTGCCAAAATGGGATGAGCCAGCTCAGCGCTACTGCCCGGCAGGTGTTTACGAAATCATGGAAAATGATGATGGCAGCAAGCGCTTCCAGATCAATGCAGCAAACTGTGTGCACTGTAAGACTTGTGACATCAAAGACCCATCTCAAAACATCACTTGGGTTGTTCCTGAGGGTGCGGGTGGTCCAAACTACCCTAATATGTAA
- the tusA gene encoding sulfurtransferase TusA, which yields MSEAEITPSLQLNTRGLRCPEPVMMLHQAIRKSKSGDVVEVFATDNSTSWDIPKFCMHLGHELLLQEESLDENGNKEFHYLVKKG from the coding sequence ATGTCTGAAGCTGAAATTACTCCTAGCCTGCAATTAAATACTCGTGGTTTACGCTGTCCGGAACCTGTGATGATGTTGCATCAGGCGATCCGTAAGTCCAAGTCAGGTGATGTGGTTGAAGTGTTTGCAACAGATAATTCAACCTCATGGGATATTCCAAAATTTTGTATGCATCTGGGACATGAACTGCTGCTGCAGGAAGAGAGTTTGGATGAAAATGGCAATAAAGAATTCCATTATTTGGTCAAGAAAGGCTAA
- a CDS encoding HlyC/CorC family transporter, which produces MHEESGPSWGMRGLRKWLGTAPETRDELLKLVQDSRRFLEPDTVAMLEGVLDLPATKIREVMTPRTSMISLQEDDQLLDILHVLVESAHSRFPVFSSDQPDNVVGILLAKDLLPFLTEPTSKVDIRALMRQPLFVPESARSDQVLRMLKNTQTHIAVVIDEYGSTSGLVTLEDILEEIVGEIEDEHDIADEEALYIVPDNDPTTANTWIVQALTPIEHFNNMLDANFSDDEVETMGGLLLQEIGLVSDLEGQVIELENWIFTILEADARSIHSIRAVRQ; this is translated from the coding sequence ATGCACGAGGAATCAGGCCCGTCGTGGGGTATGCGCGGCTTACGCAAATGGCTGGGAACTGCTCCCGAAACTCGCGACGAACTGCTAAAACTAGTACAAGATTCACGTCGATTTCTAGAACCCGATACTGTAGCAATGCTTGAAGGCGTACTCGACCTTCCAGCGACCAAAATTCGTGAAGTGATGACACCACGAACTTCTATGATCAGCTTACAGGAAGATGACCAGCTTCTTGATATTCTGCATGTTTTAGTAGAATCAGCACATTCACGCTTTCCCGTATTTTCATCCGATCAGCCTGATAATGTCGTTGGCATTCTGTTGGCCAAAGACTTGCTGCCTTTCCTGACTGAACCGACCTCTAAGGTCGATATCCGTGCCTTAATGCGTCAACCGCTGTTTGTGCCTGAAAGTGCCCGTTCAGATCAGGTTCTGCGTATGCTGAAAAATACCCAGACCCATATTGCCGTCGTGATTGATGAATATGGTTCGACCTCCGGTCTGGTAACCTTGGAAGATATTCTGGAAGAGATTGTCGGTGAAATTGAAGATGAACATGATATTGCCGATGAAGAAGCACTGTATATTGTTCCAGACAATGATCCGACCACAGCCAATACCTGGATCGTACAAGCGCTGACTCCAATTGAGCATTTCAATAATATGCTCGATGCCAACTTCTCTGATGATGAAGTCGAAACCATGGGCGGCTTGTTATTACAGGAAATTGGCTTAGTGAGCGATTTAGAAGGTCAAGTAATTGAGCTGGAAAACTGGATCTTTACTATTCTGGAAGCTGATGCTCGTTCTATTCACTCGATTCGGGCTGTGCGCCAATGA
- the lnt gene encoding apolipoprotein N-acyltransferase, producing the protein MRAHFDKLLKLSEDSEQLPLIYPLLLSLFSGAIFSFALAPYHYWWLAILSPALLYACLRKRSAKQAFGIGWAYGIGLWFVGAFWLYTSIHEYGDTSSFLSVLMILFMAMVMGLFTAVQTFIYRRFFPETPLTFAPLWVLFEWAKTWVFTGFPWLFAGYAFTERFLDGYAPLFGVFGVSFVVITLACALVEILNRRVFWAVPSVLLLLGAWGASQLTFVEQKEGSKPLSVSLIQGNIPQDLKWLTEYQVKTLLIYANLTKTEWGRDLIVWPESSIPMFQADIPDFLDAMKAQAEKSGSSWVTGIPYWDLKESKAEGTPKYYNSIMASGDEASGLYKKQRLVPFGEYIPLSGALSWVLPALQNDPSVSGFSRGADDQNPLNVKQHHLGSAICYEVAYPNLTRRNASQSDFLVTVSNDAWFTGTAGPQQHLQMVQMRAKENGRWFIRATNTGVTAFIDHNGHIVKRAPMDQEAVLRGELPAMQGETLYIKLSDWPVLVFSALLLLVGWRFRPRKVDVSFKSRR; encoded by the coding sequence ATGAGGGCACATTTCGACAAGTTGTTGAAGCTGTCTGAAGATTCCGAGCAACTTCCGCTGATTTATCCGCTGCTTCTGTCTTTATTTTCCGGTGCCATTTTTAGCTTTGCACTGGCGCCATACCATTATTGGTGGTTGGCGATCCTGTCTCCGGCTCTGCTTTACGCTTGTTTGCGTAAACGTAGTGCTAAACAGGCCTTTGGTATTGGTTGGGCTTACGGGATTGGTCTATGGTTTGTCGGGGCTTTCTGGCTGTATACCTCAATCCATGAATATGGAGATACCAGTTCATTTCTTAGTGTACTGATGATCCTGTTTATGGCTATGGTGATGGGGCTGTTTACTGCAGTACAGACGTTTATTTACCGTCGCTTTTTCCCGGAAACGCCACTGACCTTTGCGCCGCTATGGGTACTATTTGAATGGGCAAAAACCTGGGTTTTCACAGGTTTTCCATGGCTATTTGCCGGATATGCCTTTACTGAACGTTTCCTGGATGGCTATGCACCGCTGTTTGGCGTGTTTGGCGTATCGTTCGTGGTGATCACACTGGCCTGTGCTTTGGTCGAAATCCTGAATCGTCGTGTATTCTGGGCTGTGCCATCCGTACTACTGTTGCTAGGTGCCTGGGGTGCTTCGCAACTGACTTTTGTAGAACAGAAAGAAGGCAGCAAACCACTGAGTGTTTCCCTGATTCAGGGCAATATTCCGCAAGATCTGAAATGGTTGACTGAATATCAGGTCAAGACTCTGCTGATTTATGCCAATCTGACCAAGACTGAATGGGGTCGTGATCTGATCGTCTGGCCGGAATCTTCGATTCCGATGTTCCAAGCCGATATTCCTGATTTTCTGGATGCAATGAAAGCACAGGCAGAAAAATCTGGAAGCTCTTGGGTAACAGGTATTCCTTATTGGGATTTGAAAGAATCTAAAGCTGAAGGCACGCCTAAGTATTACAACAGCATCATGGCCAGCGGCGATGAAGCGAGTGGTCTATACAAGAAACAGCGTTTGGTGCCATTTGGTGAATACATTCCACTTTCTGGTGCGCTCAGCTGGGTACTCCCTGCTTTGCAAAATGACCCCTCTGTAAGCGGTTTCTCTCGTGGGGCAGATGATCAAAACCCGTTGAATGTCAAACAGCATCATCTCGGCTCTGCGATTTGCTATGAAGTGGCTTATCCGAATCTAACCCGTCGTAATGCCAGTCAGAGCGACTTCTTGGTGACGGTATCTAATGATGCTTGGTTTACTGGCACTGCCGGCCCACAGCAACATCTGCAAATGGTACAGATGCGTGCCAAAGAAAACGGCCGCTGGTTTATCCGTGCCACCAATACCGGTGTGACTGCTTTTATCGACCATAACGGGCATATCGTGAAACGTGCCCCGATGGATCAAGAAGCTGTGTTACGTGGTGAGTTACCTGCCATGCAGGGTGAAACCCTGTATATAAAACTCAGCGACTGGCCAGTGCTGGTCTTCTCAGCACTGCTGCTGTTAGTTGGATGGCGTTTCCGTCCGCGTAAAGTGGATGTGAGCTTTAAATCGAGAAGATAA
- the gspG gene encoding type II secretion system major pseudopilin GspG, which yields MNEQLGSSKVGSRMARIKHASGFTLIEVMVVIVILGVLAALIVPNVMGRGEKAKVDTTVIKLQSVAGSLDQYKLDNGKYPSMQEGGLDALVNKPASAKNWLPGGYVKGGYPKDSWDNELQYVAPGTDGRPFDLYSFGADGQSGGEGTDADIYYQP from the coding sequence ATGAATGAACAGTTAGGTTCTTCAAAAGTAGGCTCACGTATGGCACGCATTAAACATGCTTCAGGTTTTACCCTGATCGAAGTAATGGTCGTAATTGTGATTTTGGGTGTATTGGCTGCACTAATAGTACCAAACGTGATGGGTCGTGGTGAAAAAGCCAAGGTTGATACTACAGTGATTAAACTGCAAAGCGTGGCTGGTTCTCTGGACCAATACAAGCTGGACAATGGTAAATATCCAAGCATGCAGGAAGGTGGCTTAGATGCTTTAGTGAATAAACCAGCATCTGCAAAGAACTGGTTACCGGGTGGCTATGTCAAAGGTGGTTATCCGAAAGACAGCTGGGATAATGAATTGCAATATGTCGCTCCAGGTACTGACGGTCGTCCATTTGATCTTTATTCATTTGGTGCGGATGGCCAGTCTGGTGGTGAAGGTACCGATGCAGATATTTATTATCAACCTTAA
- the gspF gene encoding type II secretion system inner membrane protein GspF has protein sequence MPAYQFIALDASGKQQKGVLEGDSARQIRQQLRDKELIPVSVDPVEQKDKHHRPRWFEKSITAYDLALMTRQLSVLVAAGIPLEEAIRAVGKQSEKAHVQNLLMSVRSKVLEGHSLAQGLQQSGRFPELYIATIAAGERSGHLDLIMDQLADYTENRFAMQKKIQGAMIYPIILLLMSFAIVMGLMTYVVPDIVKTFDQSKDALPWITVALMKASDFIRMAWPFLLAGSAVGIFLLIRFLRTTAGHYAFDRLTLKLPLFGKLSRGINAARFASTLSILTRSGVPLVDALKIGAAVSNNWVIRDAVNLAAEKVTEGGNLATQLERSGYFPPMMVQMIRSGESSGELDRMLERASTMQDREVTTLISTLLALLEPLMLVLMASIVLVIVIAVMLPIVNMNNMI, from the coding sequence ATGCCAGCATATCAATTTATTGCGCTTGATGCCTCGGGTAAGCAGCAAAAAGGCGTACTGGAAGGAGATTCTGCACGTCAGATCCGTCAACAACTTCGGGATAAAGAATTGATCCCGGTGTCTGTTGATCCAGTCGAGCAGAAAGACAAGCACCATCGACCGCGCTGGTTTGAAAAAAGCATCACAGCTTATGACCTGGCACTCATGACCCGGCAATTATCAGTGTTGGTTGCCGCTGGTATTCCGCTGGAAGAAGCCATTCGCGCCGTCGGCAAACAGAGCGAAAAGGCACATGTACAGAACCTGTTGATGTCAGTGCGCTCTAAAGTGCTGGAAGGGCATAGTCTGGCGCAGGGTTTACAGCAATCTGGACGTTTTCCAGAGCTGTATATTGCCACGATTGCTGCCGGTGAACGTTCCGGGCATTTGGATCTGATCATGGATCAGCTGGCGGACTATACCGAAAACCGTTTTGCCATGCAGAAGAAAATTCAGGGAGCGATGATCTACCCAATCATTCTGCTGTTGATGTCTTTTGCGATAGTGATGGGGCTGATGACTTATGTGGTCCCGGATATCGTCAAAACCTTTGATCAGAGCAAAGATGCCTTGCCATGGATCACGGTCGCACTGATGAAGGCCAGTGATTTTATTCGTATGGCCTGGCCTTTTCTATTAGCAGGTAGTGCCGTCGGTATTTTCCTGTTAATCCGCTTCCTACGGACCACCGCTGGACATTATGCTTTTGATCGCCTGACTCTGAAATTGCCACTATTTGGAAAATTATCGCGTGGTATTAATGCCGCCCGTTTTGCTAGTACCTTGTCGATTTTGACCCGTTCTGGCGTACCACTGGTCGATGCATTGAAGATTGGAGCAGCGGTGAGTAATAACTGGGTCATTCGTGATGCGGTCAATCTGGCGGCAGAAAAAGTCACCGAGGGGGGCAACTTAGCGACTCAGCTGGAGCGTAGTGGTTATTTTCCACCGATGATGGTACAAATGATTCGAAGTGGTGAATCTTCAGGCGAATTGGACCGGATGTTGGAACGGGCATCGACCATGCAGGACCGTGAAGTAACCACGCTGATTTCAACCTTATTGGCTTTACTGGAACCGCTCATGCTGGTACTCATGGCGAGTATTGTGCTGGTCATTGTGATTGCGGTGATGCTGCCAATTGTAAATATGAATAATATGATTTAA